In Bacteroidales bacterium, a single genomic region encodes these proteins:
- a CDS encoding ABC transporter ATP-binding protein yields MQKIIESSGVSKKFGETQALKSISFSVIEGDIFGFIGPDGAGKTTLFRIITTLLVQDEGELKVLGLDAIKDYKELRKNIGYMPGRFSLYQDLSVEENLNFYATVFGTTVKENYELIADIYSHIEPFKNRLAGKLSGGMKQKLALSCALIHKPRLLVLDEPTTGVDAVSRSEFWTMLSKLRAHNITILVSTPYMDEAMRCDNIALIQNGNILSIDTPMKVKEGFSRKLFSVRANEKYKLITTLRKYPQTLSAYPFGDSVHVTFTDDQIDESLYLFLNEAGLKEVTVEESMAGIEDRFLELMEKGGRGKV; encoded by the coding sequence ATGCAAAAGATCATAGAATCATCGGGGGTTAGTAAAAAGTTCGGAGAGACTCAGGCTCTGAAAAGCATCTCGTTTTCTGTAATTGAGGGGGATATATTCGGGTTTATTGGTCCTGACGGAGCAGGCAAAACAACTCTTTTCAGAATTATAACAACACTTCTGGTTCAGGATGAAGGGGAATTGAAAGTTCTTGGTCTGGATGCCATAAAAGATTATAAAGAACTCCGTAAAAACATAGGTTATATGCCCGGGAGGTTCAGTCTGTATCAGGACCTTTCAGTAGAGGAGAATCTTAATTTCTATGCCACTGTTTTCGGTACCACGGTAAAAGAGAACTATGAACTTATTGCTGATATCTATTCGCATATTGAACCATTTAAAAACCGGCTTGCAGGAAAACTTTCAGGCGGAATGAAGCAGAAACTTGCACTTTCATGTGCACTGATTCACAAACCCCGGCTTCTGGTGCTTGATGAACCCACCACAGGAGTTGATGCAGTATCCCGTTCTGAATTCTGGACAATGCTCAGCAAACTCAGAGCACATAATATTACGATACTGGTATCAACACCATATATGGATGAAGCTATGCGATGTGATAATATTGCCCTCATCCAGAATGGCAATATCCTTTCAATTGACACTCCCATGAAGGTTAAGGAAGGGTTCTCCAGAAAGCTTTTCAGTGTCAGGGCAAATGAAAAGTACAAACTTATAACTACACTCAGGAAGTATCCTCAGACACTTTCAGCTTATCCCTTTGGAGATTCGGTTCATGTTACTTTCACTGATGATCAGATAGATGAATCGCTTTATCTGTTTTTAAATGAGGCCGGACTGAAAGAGGTTACAGTTGAGGAATCAATGGCGGGCATTGAGGACAGGTTTCTGGAACTGATGGAGAAAGGCGGGAGAGGTAAGGTGTGA
- a CDS encoding HlyD family efflux transporter periplasmic adaptor subunit has translation MKTRLLIFIAAVMISGCKSETDQADAYGNFEATEVIVSAETSGRILKFDATEGMEIQKGQEIVITDTTLLILQRAEINAGMKSVSTRIGSVNAQNDILNQQIANININIARIENMLRDDAASKKQYDDLSGQVAVLQKQIAANNTQKASIAAELEVLSTKKATLNEQLTRCSIRSPLDGTIIEKYSEAGEITAAGKPLFKMADLSLMRLKVYVSGAQLGGIKTGQQCTVRIDDGKEGYVSFSGTISYISGKAEFTPKIIQTKEERVTLVYAVLIDVKNDGTMKSGMPGEAIF, from the coding sequence ATGAAAACCAGGCTTTTAATATTTATTGCAGCAGTTATGATCTCAGGCTGTAAAAGTGAGACAGATCAGGCAGATGCTTACGGAAACTTTGAAGCTACTGAGGTTATAGTATCAGCAGAAACCAGCGGACGGATTTTAAAATTTGATGCTACGGAAGGTATGGAAATACAAAAAGGGCAAGAGATTGTTATAACAGACACAACCCTGCTCATTCTTCAGAGAGCTGAGATCAACGCCGGTATGAAAAGTGTGAGTACCCGCATAGGCTCTGTAAATGCACAGAATGATATTCTAAACCAGCAGATTGCCAACATTAACATAAATATTGCCAGAATTGAGAACATGCTCAGGGATGATGCTGCATCGAAGAAGCAGTATGACGATCTTTCAGGCCAGGTGGCAGTACTTCAGAAACAGATAGCTGCCAACAACACCCAGAAAGCATCTATTGCTGCTGAACTGGAGGTTCTCTCAACGAAAAAAGCAACCCTCAATGAGCAGCTTACAAGATGCAGTATCAGAAGTCCACTGGATGGTACAATAATTGAAAAATACTCCGAAGCCGGCGAAATTACCGCAGCAGGAAAACCACTTTTCAAAATGGCCGACCTCTCACTTATGCGATTAAAAGTTTATGTAAGCGGGGCTCAACTGGGAGGCATTAAGACAGGGCAGCAATGTACTGTCAGAATTGATGATGGCAAAGAGGGTTATGTTTCTTTCAGCGGCACAATAAGCTATATTTCAGGGAAAGCAGAATTTACTCCAAAGATCATTCAGACGAAGGAAGAGAGGGTTACTCTTGTGTATGCCGTTTTGATAGACGTTAAAAACGACGGTACAATGAAATCGGGGATGCCGGGCGAAGCAATATTCTGA
- a CDS encoding TolC family protein codes for MKRILLLLVIISTGLSSAEAQKILTLKECYEMAMAVNALAAEKSAYAGISQLKDENLSKGWLPTLDANGSILYNSSVVDMSSALSAIPIPGIASAIKPLPHEQYKITLDINQVIYDGGAIKNAREVEKADLRLNEKQTETDLYKLRSQINSYYFSLMLLDRQKELLNNYLELIKKRISSMQSALSNGVIIKSDIDILSSEKIKIEQQQVENEIRKNSLLKILSGLTGTVIDESVMFVTPASKDETGDNLLRPELQLFDLRKDQLDAGIRLIESKRMPKAFGFATLGYGNPPGSNFFKDEFAPYYILGAGIKWNIFDWNKSKNEKQIISFQKGIIESRKKDLSDNLNRLLEAKNAEILSLIKMLESDNELITLRKRITASAESQYENGTITATEYLNELNSERQALINFEIHKINLALAKVEYLNISGKEIE; via the coding sequence ATGAAAAGGATTCTATTACTATTAGTTATCATAAGCACAGGTTTATCTTCTGCTGAGGCACAGAAGATACTGACTCTGAAAGAGTGCTATGAGATGGCTATGGCTGTTAATGCACTTGCCGCAGAGAAATCTGCATATGCCGGGATATCACAGCTTAAAGATGAAAACCTGTCGAAAGGATGGCTGCCTACCCTCGATGCAAACGGAAGCATTCTCTACAACTCATCTGTGGTAGATATGAGTAGCGCTCTCAGCGCCATACCGATACCCGGGATTGCCAGCGCAATTAAACCTCTGCCCCATGAACAGTATAAGATCACTCTTGATATTAACCAGGTAATTTACGATGGGGGTGCCATAAAGAATGCCCGGGAAGTTGAAAAAGCCGATCTTCGCTTAAATGAAAAACAGACTGAAACAGACCTTTATAAACTGCGTTCACAGATTAACAGTTACTATTTCAGCCTCATGCTGCTTGACCGCCAGAAAGAATTGCTGAATAACTACCTTGAATTAATCAAGAAAAGGATTTCCTCAATGCAATCTGCTCTCAGCAACGGAGTAATAATAAAATCGGATATTGACATCCTTTCCTCCGAGAAAATAAAGATAGAACAACAGCAGGTCGAAAACGAGATAAGAAAGAATTCCCTACTGAAGATACTCTCAGGATTAACAGGTACAGTTATTGACGAGTCTGTAATGTTCGTAACTCCGGCTTCTAAAGATGAAACCGGAGATAATCTGTTACGTCCCGAACTTCAGCTTTTTGATCTGAGGAAGGATCAGCTGGATGCAGGAATCAGACTGATTGAAAGTAAACGTATGCCTAAAGCATTTGGCTTTGCCACACTTGGATATGGAAATCCTCCGGGCTCAAATTTTTTCAAGGATGAATTTGCACCATATTATATACTGGGAGCCGGTATCAAATGGAACATATTCGACTGGAATAAATCTAAAAACGAGAAACAGATCATTTCCTTTCAGAAAGGAATCATTGAGAGCCGGAAAAAAGATTTGTCGGATAATCTCAACAGGCTTCTAGAAGCTAAAAATGCCGAAATACTCAGTCTTATAAAGATGCTTGAGTCAGATAATGAACTCATTACACTCCGGAAAAGGATAACAGCCTCGGCAGAATCGCAATATGAAAACGGAACAATCACCGCCACAGAGTACCTAAATGAACTTAACTCTGAAAGGCAGGCACTTATCAACTTTGAAATTCATAAAATCAATCTTGCACTGGCGAAAGTGGAGTATTTAAACATTAGCGGGAAAGAAATTGAATAA
- a CDS encoding TetR/AcrR family transcriptional regulator, producing the protein MTENDKQTEEKIFEAATDVFVEKGMDGARMQDIASLAGINKALLHYYFRTKDQLFNKVFEMIAGKMIAKFSPVFDEKLTLEEKIRFFYKAHIQFLQDNPRLPGFILNEINRNPARIKKLLKNIEFKKLWTTLYAQHKDELDKYNINEKNLPQIMTSIAAISVFPFAARGILEGIFENMNIDFETYMEERKEFAAEFVIRAIKR; encoded by the coding sequence ATGACAGAAAACGATAAGCAAACAGAAGAGAAGATATTCGAAGCAGCAACAGATGTATTCGTCGAAAAAGGTATGGATGGTGCCAGGATGCAGGATATTGCCTCACTGGCAGGGATAAATAAAGCGCTGCTTCATTATTATTTCAGGACAAAAGACCAGCTGTTCAACAAGGTGTTTGAAATGATTGCCGGCAAAATGATTGCTAAATTCTCGCCTGTCTTTGATGAAAAACTCACACTTGAAGAAAAAATACGATTCTTTTATAAGGCACATATTCAGTTCCTGCAGGATAATCCGAGGCTGCCCGGGTTTATCCTTAATGAGATAAACAGAAATCCCGCAAGGATAAAGAAACTTCTTAAGAATATTGAATTTAAAAAGTTGTGGACAACTCTATATGCACAACATAAAGATGAATTAGACAAGTACAATATCAATGAGAAAAACTTACCACAGATAATGACGTCAATAGCAGCTATCAGTGTTTTTCCATTCGCAGCCAGAGGTATCCTTGAAGGTATATTCGAAAACATGAATATCGATTTCGAAACATATATGGAAGAGAGAAAGGAATTTGCTGCTGAGTTTGTTATAAGAGCTATCAAAAGATAA
- a CDS encoding TolC family protein has product MKRTVLILIFTLLTAPALLRAQEVKPWKLEECIEYALTQNIQVRKSVLSNDRLQYYADQAKAQRFPSVNASVNQNFNWSKSTATGASGLTGSNGSNYSVNSGVTIYNGSRISNSIKQAELDIEGGKLSLETTKESISLNILNAFLQVLYAEEQVKNTAKQIESTNEQLNLAKERLTLKIISQADYAQVKSQLASEKLTMANAESQLSIAKVNLMQLMELPVTADFNIAHPNLGENINQNRTANVKSVYETSLSIKPQIKYAAINKDIAAIDEKIARAGYFPVLSASGGISSAFTSQVTDPYFDQINNGIHPSVGLSLSIPIYQKKQVKTNIAVAKIGYEDAILSETDTKNQLRKNIEQACLDVTSAQIEYEASLEKFQATQEASSLSDEKFKQGIINSVDYLVSKTNLIVSESQLLQSKYNLIFSYKVLDFYTGIPLSL; this is encoded by the coding sequence ATGAAAAGGACAGTTTTAATATTAATTTTTACGCTTCTCACTGCTCCTGCACTTTTAAGAGCACAGGAGGTTAAGCCCTGGAAACTGGAGGAATGTATTGAATACGCTCTGACACAGAATATCCAGGTAAGGAAAAGCGTTCTCTCAAACGACAGACTGCAGTATTATGCTGACCAGGCTAAAGCCCAGAGATTCCCATCTGTAAATGCCTCAGTAAATCAGAATTTTAACTGGAGCAAAAGCACAGCAACCGGGGCATCGGGATTAACAGGATCAAACGGTTCAAACTATTCCGTTAATTCAGGTGTGACGATCTATAACGGATCGAGGATCAGCAATTCAATTAAACAGGCAGAACTTGATATTGAAGGAGGAAAGCTCTCACTTGAAACTACTAAGGAATCGATCAGCCTCAATATTCTTAATGCTTTTCTCCAGGTATTATATGCTGAGGAGCAGGTTAAAAATACTGCAAAACAGATCGAATCCACAAATGAGCAGCTGAATCTTGCCAAAGAGAGACTGACATTGAAAATTATCTCCCAGGCCGATTATGCACAGGTTAAGTCGCAGCTTGCAAGCGAAAAACTTACAATGGCAAATGCTGAAAGCCAGCTGTCAATAGCCAAGGTAAACCTGATGCAGTTAATGGAACTGCCGGTAACTGCTGATTTTAATATTGCTCACCCGAACCTCGGTGAAAACATAAATCAGAACCGGACAGCAAACGTAAAATCAGTTTATGAAACATCATTATCTATAAAGCCACAGATAAAGTATGCAGCTATAAATAAAGATATTGCAGCTATTGATGAAAAAATAGCCAGAGCCGGTTACTTTCCTGTGCTCTCTGCAAGCGGTGGAATAAGTTCTGCTTTTACATCACAGGTAACTGACCCTTATTTTGACCAGATAAATAATGGGATTCATCCGTCAGTCGGACTTTCACTATCTATCCCCATTTATCAGAAGAAACAGGTAAAAACAAATATCGCAGTCGCTAAAATAGGATATGAAGATGCGATACTTTCAGAGACTGACACAAAAAACCAGCTCAGAAAAAATATTGAACAGGCTTGTCTCGATGTGACATCAGCCCAGATCGAATATGAAGCAAGTCTCGAGAAGTTCCAGGCAACACAGGAAGCATCCTCACTGTCTGATGAGAAATTCAAACAGGGAATCATAAATTCGGTCGATTACCTTGTTTCAAAAACCAATCTTATTGTATCCGAAAGTCAGCTTCTTCAGTCGAAGTACAACCTGATCTTCAGCTATAAGGTACTCGATTTTTATACAGGTATTCCATTATCATTATAA
- a CDS encoding efflux RND transporter periplasmic adaptor subunit, producing the protein MKKKVLIIAGVLVAAVVVLLIVKPFGRKEAEVSFNTVKVERGNITNTVTATGTIEAITTVNVGTQVSGILQHVYVDFNDVVKKGQLLARLDETSLKAQLEQSQSQVDQAQAQLNFQEATYKRLKALYEKELIAQTDYDQALYNYENSKAALSNAKSALARTQVNLEYATITSPIDGVVLNRAVEEGQTVAASFNTPTLFTIVNDLTQMEVQTSVDEADIGKVQQGQRVEFTVDAYSDMKFEGTVSQVRLQPVTTNNVVTYVVILSAPNPEKKLMPGMTASAIIYVEEKENTLTLTGKALRFTPDAAYMKKMFADMQKNMPGRNTAMGAPSPQGNPASEIIDGEIPAGPPPTGGMPSALSAPEGSKIVWVKDAKAGLRPVPLLTGIDNGSSVEVISGLKEGDEVIISMNTGEVKATAAKTNDGPPGPFPF; encoded by the coding sequence ATGAAAAAGAAAGTTTTAATAATCGCCGGAGTCCTTGTGGCAGCAGTAGTTGTACTACTTATTGTTAAGCCATTTGGCAGGAAAGAGGCAGAAGTTTCGTTCAACACTGTTAAGGTTGAACGCGGCAATATAACCAATACGGTAACAGCAACCGGGACAATTGAGGCAATCACAACAGTAAATGTAGGAACCCAGGTTTCAGGAATCCTCCAGCATGTTTATGTTGATTTCAATGACGTCGTTAAAAAAGGGCAGCTGCTAGCCAGACTTGATGAAACCTCGCTCAAAGCGCAGCTTGAACAGAGCCAGTCGCAGGTCGATCAGGCACAGGCGCAGCTCAATTTCCAGGAGGCTACTTATAAAAGACTGAAAGCCCTTTATGAGAAAGAACTTATTGCCCAGACAGATTATGACCAGGCATTATATAATTATGAAAACTCAAAGGCAGCTCTGAGCAATGCAAAGTCTGCGCTTGCACGAACACAGGTAAACCTTGAGTATGCCACTATTACATCGCCAATTGACGGGGTGGTCCTGAATCGTGCAGTAGAAGAAGGACAGACAGTAGCTGCAAGTTTTAATACACCGACTCTGTTTACAATAGTCAACGATCTTACACAGATGGAGGTTCAGACCAGCGTTGATGAGGCCGACATTGGCAAGGTACAGCAGGGACAAAGGGTTGAGTTTACAGTTGATGCTTATTCCGATATGAAATTTGAAGGAACAGTCTCACAGGTAAGGCTTCAGCCTGTAACAACCAATAATGTTGTTACTTACGTGGTAATACTCAGCGCTCCTAATCCTGAAAAGAAGCTTATGCCGGGTATGACCGCCAGTGCAATTATATATGTTGAGGAGAAGGAGAATACTCTCACTCTAACGGGTAAAGCACTGCGTTTCACTCCTGACGCTGCATACATGAAGAAGATGTTTGCTGACATGCAAAAAAACATGCCGGGACGTAATACTGCAATGGGTGCTCCTTCTCCTCAGGGAAATCCTGCATCAGAGATTATCGATGGCGAGATCCCGGCAGGTCCGCCGCCAACAGGCGGAATGCCATCTGCTCTGTCAGCCCCTGAAGGTTCTAAAATAGTATGGGTGAAGGATGCAAAAGCAGGTTTACGTCCGGTACCATTACTAACCGGGATTGACAATGGTTCTTCAGTAGAGGTAATCTCAGGTCTGAAAGAAGGTGATGAAGTTATTATTTCAATGAATACAGGGGAAGTAAAGGCCACAGCAGCAAAAACAAATGATGGCCCTCCGGGACCTTTTCCTTTCTAG
- a CDS encoding ABC transporter ATP-binding protein, translating into MIEIRNLRKDYIVGEVTVHALRGVDLKIEEGEFVAIMGASGSGKSTMLNILGCLDKPSAGDYLLDGVGINTLNRDALARLRNMKLGFVFQSYNLLSRTTALENVELPLFYNSKVRSKERKERAINALEAVGLADRMHHMPNQLSGGQQQRVAIARSLVNNPVLILADEPTGNLDTRTSFEIMELFQDLNVKGRTIVFVTHEPDIAKFATRNVIFRDGKIQRELMVSERLSATEMIKNLPVEILDEIEL; encoded by the coding sequence ATTATAGAAATCAGGAATCTTCGCAAGGATTATATTGTGGGAGAAGTCACAGTTCACGCCCTCAGGGGGGTGGATCTGAAAATCGAAGAGGGGGAATTTGTCGCAATAATGGGTGCAAGCGGATCAGGCAAGTCAACAATGCTGAACATCCTTGGCTGTCTTGATAAACCAAGTGCCGGCGACTATCTGCTCGATGGTGTCGGGATAAATACACTCAACAGGGATGCACTCGCAAGACTCCGGAATATGAAGCTTGGTTTTGTCTTCCAGTCATATAACCTGCTTTCTCGAACAACAGCTCTTGAAAACGTCGAATTGCCGCTGTTCTACAACTCTAAAGTCAGATCAAAAGAAAGAAAAGAGCGTGCAATAAATGCTCTTGAAGCAGTCGGTCTTGCTGACAGGATGCATCATATGCCTAACCAGTTGTCGGGCGGACAGCAGCAGAGGGTTGCAATAGCACGGTCACTCGTAAATAATCCTGTTCTTATTCTTGCTGATGAACCAACAGGTAACCTCGATACAAGAACCTCCTTTGAAATAATGGAATTATTTCAGGATCTGAATGTTAAAGGCAGAACAATTGTTTTTGTAACTCATGAACCGGATATTGCAAAATTTGCAACCAGAAATGTGATCTTCCGTGACGGAAAGATTCAGCGTGAATTGATGGTGTCTGAAAGACTGTCGGCTACAGAGATGATTAAGAACCTGCCTGTTGAAATCTTAGATGAAATTGAATTATAA
- a CDS encoding ABC transporter permease, which produces MNYSNLFRIAIRALIRNKLRAFLTMLGIIIGVASVIAMLAIGEGSKVNITNEMSSMGTNMVMVMPNMQRRGGVSLGASSSMALKYSDVEAIRNEAASVAAVSPEVRANGQVIYSNENTQTTIYGVSEEYLTIRKLEIQSGRIFNTSELKSMAKVCILGQTVVENLFGEDADPVGLTIRVKNLPFLIIGVLKDKGESGMGQDQDDLILAPYTTVQRRLAAIDYINGIYASAISEDKSALAISEVEEILRRTHKLKETDENDFRVMSQSELIETVSSITDILTILLGAIAGISLLVGGIGIMNIMFVSVTERTREIGLRMSIGGRGNDILKQFLVESILLSILGGALGVVFGYLIAKGAGSLMDIPPVIKVQTVVLAFTVCFAIGVFFGWYPARKAANLNPIDALRYE; this is translated from the coding sequence ATGAATTACTCAAATTTATTCAGAATTGCCATTAGAGCTTTGATAAGAAACAAGCTTAGAGCTTTTCTTACAATGCTCGGAATTATTATAGGTGTTGCTTCAGTTATTGCCATGTTAGCCATAGGCGAGGGATCCAAAGTGAATATCACAAATGAGATGTCAAGCATGGGGACCAATATGGTGATGGTGATGCCAAACATGCAGAGAAGAGGCGGTGTAAGCCTTGGCGCCTCAAGCTCCATGGCATTGAAATACAGTGACGTTGAGGCAATTCGTAACGAAGCAGCCTCCGTAGCTGCTGTTTCGCCCGAGGTGAGAGCAAACGGACAGGTCATCTATAGTAATGAGAACACCCAGACAACTATTTATGGCGTGAGTGAGGAATATCTGACAATCAGAAAGCTTGAGATCCAGAGCGGAAGGATTTTTAATACTTCTGAACTAAAAAGTATGGCGAAAGTATGCATTCTTGGTCAGACAGTAGTAGAAAATCTTTTTGGAGAAGATGCTGACCCTGTGGGACTTACAATAAGGGTAAAGAATCTGCCATTCCTGATCATCGGTGTCCTAAAAGATAAAGGAGAGAGCGGGATGGGACAGGACCAGGATGATCTTATTCTGGCACCTTATACTACTGTTCAGCGCCGGTTGGCTGCTATTGATTACATAAACGGAATCTATGCATCGGCAATTTCTGAGGATAAAAGTGCCCTGGCTATTTCCGAAGTAGAAGAGATCCTCCGCAGAACGCATAAACTAAAAGAGACTGATGAGAACGACTTCAGGGTGATGTCGCAGTCGGAGCTGATTGAAACTGTATCATCAATTACTGATATACTGACAATACTTCTAGGAGCAATAGCCGGAATTTCCCTTCTGGTAGGAGGCATAGGAATCATGAACATAATGTTTGTATCTGTTACTGAGAGAACCCGTGAGATTGGACTCAGAATGTCAATCGGCGGAAGAGGTAATGATATTCTGAAACAGTTTCTGGTTGAATCTATTCTTCTGAGTATTCTTGGAGGTGCTCTTGGAGTTGTATTTGGTTATCTTATTGCCAAAGGAGCCGGTTCGTTAATGGATATCCCTCCTGTAATAAAGGTTCAAACCGTTGTTCTTGCTTTTACAGTCTGTTTCGCCATTGGCGTTTTCTTCGGATGGTACCCGGCAAGGAAAGCTGCAAACCTTAATCCGATTGATGCACTCAGATATGAATAG
- a CDS encoding histidine kinase, which yields MKNFFTGNKIKIFLHVLAWAILLGLPLYFVQRFDVGNDFIWLYYISNVVSGIIFYLNYLVLVPRFFFNKKKLRYYLTVLGMLVFFFFASNGLNELVFKYVPGQAKSVIAGSQQNEMRKPGPPAPDKFLGRPPFRQMHLFNYVFTSMFLVFFSVGLRVLERHSDIEKWQKELEKEKLNSELAFLKNQISPHFFFNTLNNIYSLISINQDDSQKAVLKLSKLMRYLLYESEQGNTKLSNEIEFMNNYIDLMKLRMSEKINLSISFPEGYEDKSIPPLLFIPFIENAFKHGISYREKSFIDISMTTNHDSISFRCINSITKSREDSESGHSGIGLENVSKRLNLLFPGSHDLKINKSDAEFEILLQIKIA from the coding sequence ATGAAAAACTTTTTCACAGGTAACAAGATTAAGATATTTCTTCATGTTCTGGCATGGGCAATTCTTCTGGGCCTGCCACTCTACTTTGTTCAGAGATTTGATGTTGGGAATGACTTTATCTGGCTCTATTATATAAGTAATGTAGTTAGCGGGATAATATTCTATCTTAATTATCTTGTTCTTGTACCAAGGTTCTTTTTTAATAAGAAGAAGCTCAGGTACTATCTTACTGTGCTGGGGATGCTTGTTTTTTTCTTTTTTGCATCCAACGGATTGAATGAGCTGGTTTTTAAATATGTGCCCGGACAGGCAAAATCAGTTATTGCAGGCAGTCAGCAAAATGAAATGCGTAAACCAGGCCCTCCGGCTCCCGACAAGTTTTTAGGGCGTCCCCCTTTTCGTCAGATGCATCTTTTCAATTATGTTTTTACCAGTATGTTCCTTGTTTTCTTTTCAGTTGGATTAAGAGTGCTGGAACGGCACTCCGATATTGAGAAATGGCAGAAAGAGCTCGAGAAGGAAAAACTTAATTCAGAACTCGCTTTCCTTAAAAATCAGATCAGCCCTCACTTCTTTTTTAATACACTGAATAATATCTACTCTCTTATAAGCATTAACCAGGACGACTCACAAAAAGCAGTATTAAAGCTTTCAAAATTAATGAGATACCTGCTATATGAATCTGAACAGGGTAACACAAAGCTGAGTAATGAAATAGAATTTATGAATAATTATATTGACCTTATGAAGCTCAGAATGAGTGAAAAGATCAATCTTTCAATTTCATTTCCTGAGGGCTATGAGGACAAAAGTATCCCCCCGCTTCTCTTTATTCCGTTTATTGAAAATGCATTTAAGCATGGGATAAGCTACAGGGAGAAATCATTCATTGATATTAGCATGACAACAAATCATGATTCCATTTCATTCAGATGCATCAATAGCATTACTAAATCAAGGGAAGACTCTGAAAGCGGACATTCTGGAATAGGACTGGAAAATGTAAGTAAAAGACTGAACCTTCTGTTCCCCGGCAGCCACGACCTGAAAATAAACAAATCCGATGCAGAATTTGAGATACTTCTTCAGATTAAAATTGCATAA
- a CDS encoding response regulator transcription factor encodes MITTIAIDDEPLALQLVTGYIEKTPGLTLLGKFDNPIDAAEFLADKTVDLIFVDIQMPDLSGIEFTRLLEKGPKVIFTTAFEKYALEGYKLEIVDYLLKPFSYEEFLVSIQKVQRLMSLEKRAAIKVDANNEFLFLKSDYKIKRINFNDILYIEGLKDYVKVFTQNASKPLLSLTSLKLLESKLPDSKFMRVHRSFIVNLEKIDTIERSRIVFGKEYIPVSDQYKDIFQEYLDKNFL; translated from the coding sequence ATGATTACAACTATTGCCATCGATGATGAACCTCTTGCGCTTCAGCTTGTAACAGGTTATATCGAAAAGACGCCCGGATTAACGCTGCTGGGCAAATTCGACAATCCGATCGATGCAGCTGAATTTCTGGCTGATAAGACTGTTGATCTCATCTTTGTAGACATACAAATGCCGGATCTCTCAGGAATCGAATTTACCCGCCTACTGGAAAAAGGACCGAAAGTTATCTTCACTACGGCATTTGAGAAATATGCCCTTGAGGGGTACAAACTGGAGATTGTTGATTATCTTCTGAAGCCTTTCAGTTATGAAGAGTTTCTTGTCTCAATTCAAAAAGTCCAGAGGTTGATGAGCCTTGAAAAGAGAGCTGCCATTAAGGTTGATGCCAATAATGAATTCCTTTTTCTTAAATCTGATTATAAGATTAAGAGGATAAATTTCAATGATATCCTTTATATTGAAGGTCTTAAAGACTATGTAAAGGTATTTACTCAAAATGCCAGCAAGCCTTTATTATCGCTCACCTCACTTAAATTACTTGAATCAAAACTGCCTGATAGTAAGTTCATGAGGGTCCACCGATCATTTATTGTGAACCTTGAGAAGATTGATACTATTGAAAGAAGCAGAATTGTTTTCGGCAAGGAGTATATCCCCGTCAGCGATCAGTACAAAGACATATTCCAGGAGTACCTTGACAAAAACTTCCTGTAA